The genomic window aaaaaaaggaaaggaggaagaaagattGCGATATTTTTATTTCGCACGTTATTttgtatttctttattttcaagtaTATACCACTTGAAATAcattcttttgtgtttttttttctagacGGAGGTTCGAATGTCATAAATTACACGAAACAGGTCCCAAGTTAAATTTATTAGAAATGCAAAGTTTACCATCAACAATGGTGAAGTTGACCCATTTATTTGCAATTTAATGACGTCTAAAATCAACAAAGTTTCTGCCATTCTTACTGCAATCAAGCCTATCCAAAATCCACGTCCGTTTTTCTGGCAAAAGTAATTTTTAGATGTTACTTGTCGCAATGCATTAGAAAGGTGTTGGACCTCTTGAATGCACGCAGTACGACACCTTTCTAAAATCTAATGCATTTTTGGTGTTATGTTATGGTTtcagatgttaaaaatgcggtGGAAGATGTGCACAGATTTATGAAATGTCTCGATATCATCATTTCGTTATCAGAATTAATTGGCTTGACCAAatgtcaaaagaaatgaaaaaggaattaaattaaaaaaagaaaaagtaaattcaAATGTCGCTACTTGATGCCCCAAAAGTGGGGCTGGTTATAGGCCCATGTGCAGGACATACAGAGTGGGTCAGTGGCCCAGTATGAGTAGGACAGAGATGTCTCGTGTATGTTGCACTCCACTGCACCTAACCACATTTCCAGAGGCACCTGTGTCACTGCCAGGTGAGGCAGCTTTGCCTGCACAGTGCGACGGCATGGTGACAAGAGAGATCCACTTTAATTTTGAGGTCTACTATGGTATTCTTAAAGTCAACCTAagtgtatttttcttttgtggtgGACTGGATCTCTGGTCCTTGTAGACGTGTAGCTGTCGAAAATATTGGCTTTTGCAGGTTATGCATTGTTTATCATCGTTTTAACAATTTTTACAGAATTATTTCCACATCAAAGGCCTCTCGTTCTGATACCATACAAATATGTGTGAAAGCAGTGAAAAGGTAGAATTTCATGCTTCTTCCTTTATATAGTACAAGGATTCTGAGATAATTTTTCCGATTTGTGACAAAATATTTCACACCATCTATTCCATAACTGCCAACACCGAATCTCCAGCAAATCAAATCATGTAAGAATGCTGCGTAATGTTTTTCAATGTACGCATTTTTACCTAAACTCGCCAGATAGAGATCAGCCATGAGGATCTCAATGATCACCCGGCTGCCAAATATATCCAAGGACAATTTTGATCTTCCTTTCAATACAAGGGTTGTCCTCAGCATTATTCGTCGAAAGAAAAAAGGCAATTCTGATACAAACAAgtctgaaagaaaaaggagggtaAAAGATGAAACGCCAATCGTTCCAACCCACATGAGTTAATTTGATAGAAGAGAAGAACCGAAaaacaacaagtaaatcacGTCCATATCAATTTTTTCCCGTGCTAGTTGAAATTGGCTTCGTTTCTAGATCTTAATGGTCACGGGTATGAAATGATGGCGGCCCTGTAAGCATCAGTGAGATATTAAGGTTGGCTAGCACTTCAACATTGAAGGGATAGGCTTCAGTTTGGAGCTCTGACGAATATGCTTTTGTCGACAAGTGCATGTAAAGCTTTTCTGTGAGGTGTAACCCATCGTAATTGGAGTAGATGCTCCTATCTGGACATGGTCCATCACCTTCAACACATAATGGCCCTGTTGCATTGGCCCCGGCAAAGAAGCAGCAACTTTCATTGGTCACCTTTAATCCTAAGATAACAGGAACATTTACTTGGTTAGAGATTTGTTTATGTATATGTAATAGCAATCGTGCATGATTTACCATCTTACGTACTTTTGGTAGTGTCCAAGTTAAATATATTCACATAATGTACTAGACTGCATTGTTTAATGTCCATGCACATGCATGGTACAACATAATTTAAATTGATCATAAAtacattatatttatattgtgTTCTGGAACATATTAAATGGACAAATGATTGCATACCATAGGTAGTTGGATCATCGATTATCACATTGATGATTCCCGACATGTTGATgtagacaaaagaaaaaccagGCAAGTCTTCACTTAGATTTTCTAGAGCGGGCCTGAGTGCATTGTTGAACAAAGTGGATCCCTCATTTAGTAAATCCACACATGATCCATTGTTGCGTTGTTTAAAATAAGGATCACAACCAGTTTGCAGGAGATTAAATACCACGAATTTTCGTGCCCCAAAGTCATATGCTTTCTGTAGAATAGGAGAAAATCATAATATAAGGAGATCATATTGGCCAAAGAAATTAGCAATCTCTTAGTTAATTAAGGTCAAGGTGTGTGTGTGGTGGGAACTGTGCCAAATACGTGTTCTCATCAAGTAACTAGGGATTTCATGAACTAAAGCAGCCCACTTCAAGCATCTTTTGAGAGAGAGTAGCATTACCATGAGGTGGTGGGTGTAATTTCGAATGAGCAATTCTGTTAGGCTCTGCAACTCACACTCTACAGCCACGCCTGATGATGTGGTGCAGCTTGCCATGTAATCGCCTCCACCAATCAGGAAGAAGAATATACTCTGAGAGAGATAGGAAGAGAGTGCAAAGCTCCCATTCAATAGAGATTTCAGATCGGGTAGTGTTGTTTCCCCAAAGTTCGCAATTTGGTGGCTCAAAGATATGATATGTTGCTgcaaaaaaatttcactttttgTCAAAGATAAGATATATTATCTTAGTTTCATGTCCTTTTCTTCCTCACTAGCATCCCATCTTGATTATACGTGTCAAGGAATATATCAGTTAGCATGGTACTTCTTTGTAAAAGCTTAAGTTGGCAAAGACTCATCTCCTTGGAAAAGAGAATTTGCTAGAAACAAATATCGATCTGCTTACACTTTGGCGAGTTGAATCAAGGATGCCCGCACCAGCTGAGGCATAGTTTACTCCGGCAAGAATGGAGCTTCCTGTGGTTTGAGGGTCGTAGAAAGCCGGCAGGAAATGAGGCAGCCCTAACAACTGCCCCAGTATGTCTGCCGAGGTTCTTCCATTGGTGCACCTGCCTGTAGCACCCAATGGGAAATCTACCCCATACGGAAAGTAGTTGCATTGGGCGTCTGTATCCAAAAAGTCGTTGTTTCCACAATCAACGATTGAATCCCCGAATACGAACATTGCTTTGACATTGCTTCCAGTAGTCACTGTGGAGAATCTGGAGAGAATGAGCAAAATCGAGAAGAGAATGAACATGCTGGTTGGAAGGCAGGTGAAGGCAAATAGGGGGTGGCAGTTCCTTGGGTTGTCTCTGCAACCAGCTTTCCCTCTTAAAGGGTTTACAAAACCTTCCTCTCAACAAACATTCACTTAGCTCGTGACTGGCAAGTGACACTTCCGCCAAACTGACtgtttgattgcaaattgaGGCTGCTGGCCCCAGGCTGTGTGTCCTTTTTGAGAGGAAGTTACGTGTGCGCCGTATGCCCCGGCACATCGCGCAATAATGGAGGGAAGGGCATCTTCGTAATTTATTAAAATGgcttttatctattttttataattttttaaattttcaattctttttataaaaagttttcttttcaatatgaACTAGGGGCACTGTAGTCAATAACCTTATACTGgcgcacaaaaaaaaatacatcagGTTTGATGCATGTAACTAGGTTAGGACCTTGCTAAAAACGTCTACTCACTAAAAAAGTGAATTAATATCCACACACTTCAATATCATGGTAAAAACAGTTCAagatttttaatatatatatatatatatatatatatatatataggaaaggAGGAAGAATCATGAGAACGTTGCCCTTTATTCACTAGCAtcttttgttttatgaattcttgaattttttttagcatccaaattacttttaaaaaatcagatataataAGCAATTTGACATTCGATTAAGAAAATCGGATAAAAATAACAACTcatcggatatggattcagattcagttttaaataaatatctaatcTGTTAACAAgtatatttgaatatgaactaTAACCagatatctgaatccaaactagaacttgagatccaaatccgaaCCATGAGTTGATATGAATCGGAATTGTAACTTgacatccgaatccgaaccaCGAGAGTTGATATCCGAATCCTATAGTCAAATATCTGATCCGAACCGTGAGAGCTTGAGTTACCATATacatcatttaacttaaaatgtttaaaactatatcatataaaaataattaattaattaatattgtatttaattaaacaCTTTTTTGTAATCAAGCAAACCATTAAATTAGCATCAACTAAAtaggatatcttaaataatttatttatttacttgaaaataataaagaaaactccaatcaagaaattcaaaaaaatgaacaatttaaaaaatatgaaaaagatacTTTTagagctataaattttttaatgggcCATTATGTCAAATTAGTTCCGAGAAtatctatattatatatttaaaaaatgatagtttcaaaacaaaaatattggtATTGATGTATGAGAGACCCTGAGGAATTGAAATGAGACAGCTGTCGAATATTGCTTGTGCCTTAAAAACACCTTACAACAAAGCATTAGCAATAATTATCGCATAGCCATGGTTAATAGTGACTCTAGCAAAGGCTTATGATGTTTTTTGTAGTTATCTAGCAGCaaaccaatttcaaatttttgactCATAAAGTTAGAATTTGAGAGAGACTAAAGAAGTTACTTGTGAACAAAACTACCAAACAATGTACTTTAATTAATATTATTATGTTTGTGCAATTTGACCTTGCAAATGTGATATGTTAATCAATGTTtcttatgaaaattaaaaaaaaaatgatagcaaaaaatatacttcactgtgcataatctcaaataaatatatttcatatgaaaaaatggCTCAACtcataaaaaaagttttatttatcaaattataaattacttatttaattaatcaagtaCATTATTTTGTGAAATCATAAAATCTATCCAAAAGTCATagttatttgatatataacacataatttacaaatttgaaaacaaaaaccttttaactaatatgaaaacaacaaattgtttggtttaataaatttttgatatatcATTTGATTAaatatacaattttatgtaaaaagaCACGTATTGCAATAAAGATAAGAAGACTAATAAATTATGTGATATATAATTGAACACTCTTTTTACGAatgtaacacaaattatttcaattaactcaatgaaataaaaaatcttaaataatgtttttcttaaaatgaaaaataatatgggtcacctgatttaataatttCTAATAAGAGATCATCATGAAGTAATAGTttactcaaataaaatatgttattattaaaaagtaaatcattcaatgtttAATATGCACAATTAGTGtgaaaaaaagtataaaaatcaaatatactAGTTGTTCAATATACTAGTTGTTTTCAACAAGTATTTAAAAAAGtgaatttatcaaaaaatatctatgaaaattaatttaatacATCCTTAAACAACTTGAAGACATAGAAgtcaaacatgataaattatGAACATGAAGAActtattgagaaaattgataagcTAATAGTTAAAGCATCTTAACCAACCCTGtgaaaattaagtaataaatatttgttcataaaaagaaaatataaaaatataaaagttcaaaatataaaacaatttatagtcaaattcagtaaaaaaaaaaaaaaactcgactcattgagatgcacacacatatttataatataaatatttattttttcgtACAAATTTGAAATGGGCCCAGGCGCACCACCTaatttgaaatgtattttgattataaaaagtaaaatttgaaaaatattaagaaatcaagcacatattaaaaaaattaaaaaatagagataaaCAAGCTTCCTGCCCAATGCTCTTTGCTTCTTAAAaaaattccttctttttggtAGTTTGATATGTTATTGAAGATCATTGGTTGTCTGTCTATAAGGGTGGCCAATGAGTCGAGccacttgagctcgactcattaaagctCGGCCCGTAAACAAGTTTGAGCTGTTGAATGAGTgaagctcgagttcatgagtcgactagttcaaataatcgagttgagtttgagttcactAAACTCGAAGTGTTAAAGCTTGACTAAGCTTGGAAATGGGTAGCTATTTTTACCTGActccttttttaattaaaaaaaaaccagttCCCAAACCCTTTGTGGCAGGCGGGAAACTTTAACTTTTCCCTTTTAAGCTTTTTTTGTTTAGAAAGTTGTTGCCCCCAAATGCAACCGGAACTCCTAAGATCATTACTTCGCAGCCGGCAGCTCCCCTTCAGCCTTCAAGGTTTCAGGAGGCTATTGGCGATTCAAGGTTTCAGGTGGCTACTGGCGAGGCGATGTCTGCAGAGAAGGCAAGCTTCCTGCCTACATGtagttctccctctctctctctctctctctctctctctctctctctgtttttgcatttttattttttctaacaTATGTCGGTGGGGTGTCAGGTGGGCGTGGCTGGAGTCGctgcggaggaagaagggatcAGAGGAggcaagaagaggaagaagctcgGCACTCGTTTCCTTGCAGTATGATCCTCTCCATCGGATTctcctctatttttttttttgtccagaCTTGAAGTTGAGATCCCAAACTTTCCcctttcttaatttcaaaatgggtcttatttctatctcttgtttgttgtttttcttttctcaaatttgatGATCAAAAAACTAGAGTGTCATGTCATGCATGAGTTGTTTGCAAAGTTAACGGAATGGTgatctcttttcattttctgaacaAAATCTTGCTGGTCAACTTTTGGATTAGTGCCCATTAGCCCCAATGTTCTGGCTCACTGCCCATGGCTATCATGCTTCCTTGAAACTAGCCCCTTATGGTCAACCAGCCTCAACCATCCTAGAGTTTGTAGGCGATTTACCTTGCTTAAGTTggagaaagataaagaaaaacacCCCAGATCAGCCACATTAAGCAGCGCTCTTTCTTCCCTCATGACaaccctctctctttctttgtctttttctctcccttggCAGAATTAATGGAGGGTTCACACACTTAGAAGTAGTGAGCGTTCACTAGTCAAAAGAGAACTCTGATACAGAAAAATGGTTTGAGGAGATCCAGAGTTTACCAGGTTGAGGGATTGATCAGTTCAACAAATAAAGCTACTTTTAGGCTAGTAGAGCATGGCAGCTTGTGCTTTTGGGTTTGTCCCAAATGAAGCAAAACTATGGAAAGATTGTTGCAAGAGAACATAAGTCTAATTATGCCTTGTATCCATGTAGAACTAAGAAGCATGCTAGCGGTCTGACACAATGTCTATGTCAGGATTAATTACAACAAATTTTTTGGTCTCCAATTAGTAGAATATTGATCTTCATGTTCATCACCAGGATTTGAATTGAGGTTTCCAATCCCCATGGGTCAGACATCACACAAGAGGAAGATGTCTGGATTCCTTTATGTATGCTTTGTGTACAGATTCTTTGCTTGATCAGCATATACCAACTAATGCGATGCAAAGTGGTGCGATTTCATGGAGCAGTAAGAAACAGCCGAGAATTTCACTATCTACAACAGAAGCAGAGTATAAAGCAGCATCTCAAGTAGCACAAGAACGTGTGTGGTTGGTGCGACTGCTGAAATACATTAAACAAGATATGGATTATTCTGTGAGACAATCAAAGTGTGATTAGACTTGCAGAAAATCATGACTTCCATGCTCGAACGAAACATATAGAGGTGGAgcatcattttataaaaaagaaggTATTCAAAGTTGAGATTCAGTTGCAGCCAATCActtcagaagatcaagtcaCTTACCAAAGGTCTGCCAGTGCAAACATGCACCAAGTTTTGAAGAATGTTAAGTCATGAATAAAGAGTAagtaatgagggggagattgtaaagagtcatcaccgactcttttGAATGAGTCGAGAAGACTCAAGAGGCTTTGAGCCTCTCTTTTTTAAGTCGGTGCTTGTGtaatgattaaagaaaaaaattgtggaaatcggtggaagcatccaccaccgACTTCTTCTCCTTTATAAATAGGGATGTTGGGCATATTGAGTGGTGTGTGCAAGAAGAGTGTGTAAGAAGCGAGTTTTGTTGAGTCTCCTTTGAGCTAGAGTTTGTATGCTTACTTTGTGAGTTGGTGTGTGAGAGTTTCAAGTGTGTGCTCAAGTGCAAGAGTATCAGGTGCTTTGATGTTAGCTCACTAAGTGAGCTTGTTGAGGTGAGTTCTTGTACCtcacttttatatgttttattttgacaAACAATAGAAGTGCATTGTTTGAAGTGTAGTTGGTGCATATTTTACGTTGTTGCTTGGTTAAGTTCATTTTGTGAACTTTGTTGGTGTTGTTATTAAGTTCCTATTAAGTATACTTTGTaaagtttattattgagaattattttggacgtcgagactctgccAGTTTTTTTTCTCCAGATAAATTCGAGATTGGATCTAAGTTACATTTAGGGGCCACATTCGTTTTTTCAACAGCTTCTCTATAAAAACCTCCTCTTAAGGGTGGGGAATGCACTTACCTTCTTGTGCTCCTCCTACTCAAAGATAGAAGGAAGCACAAAGTAGCAGAAAGACGCGGTCCCATGTACTCATTGCGGTCCAGCAGTGTGGCCTCCCTTTTGACTGGATGGATGGATGGAAAGAAAAGGATTTTAacgaaggaaaagaaaggaaagacagTCACTCCTTCCTACCATGAGATATTCAACATG from Nymphaea colorata isolate Beijing-Zhang1983 chromosome 6, ASM883128v2, whole genome shotgun sequence includes these protein-coding regions:
- the LOC116255685 gene encoding GDSL esterase/lipase At1g29670-like, producing MFILFSILLILSRFSTVTTGSNVKAMFVFGDSIVDCGNNDFLDTDAQCNYFPYGVDFPLGATGRCTNGRTSADILGQLLGLPHFLPAFYDPQTTGSSILAGVNYASAGAGILDSTRQSQHIISLSHQIANFGETTLPDLKSLLNGSFALSSYLSQSIFFFLIGGGDYMASCTTSSGVAVECELQSLTELLIRNYTHHLMKAYDFGARKFVVFNLLQTGCDPYFKQRNNGSCVDLLNEGSTLFNNALRPALENLSEDLPGFSFVYINMSGIINVIIDDPTTYGLKVTNESCCFFAGANATGPLCVEGDGPCPDRSIYSNYDGLHLTEKLYMHLSTKAYSSELQTEAYPFNVEVLANLNISLMLTGPPSFHTRDH